The following is a genomic window from Armatimonadota bacterium.
TCGCTGAAGATAGGACGAGCTTCGAAGTCGCCTATCACTGGGCGGCCTCTGAGTCCCGTCGGCACAGTTATCCCCGCGAGCCGAAGAAGGGTCGGCGTGAGATCAATGTTGCTCATGGGCGTGGCGACCTTCCGCGGCGCCTCGCCGGGCACTCGTACGATGCATGGAACATGAAGCAATTCGCGGTAGAGTGTCAGCATGTGGCGGAGGCCGTCGTGATCCAGCCACTCCTCGCCGTGATCGGAGACAACCGCGACCACGGTACCGGCGTCGTCCTCGATCTCCCGCAGGATGCGTCCCACGCGCCGGTCGGCCTGCCGGATGGCTCCATCGTACAGCTCATGCAGCACCTCTACTTCGAGGCGCGAGCACTCCTTGTCGCTGGACGGATGTGGCGTGATCTTAGGGCGCCTGATGTCGAGGCCAAGCGGCGGGTCGCCGTTGCGTGCCCTGGGCCTGACGCTGTCGAATTTCGCCTTCAGCTCGGGGGTGATGTCCTTCGACCGATAGGGCAGATGTGGGTCCCACAGGTACATGAACACGAAGTACCTGTCCCCCTTGTGCCGTGACAGCCAGTTGCAGCAGCGCTTGAGCATCGCGTCGTCCTGGCGGTCGGCGTGCATGAACGCCTCAAAGCCTTGCTGGAAGTTGCACTCGCGGGTGATTATGAAGTGGGCGGAAAATGCTGCGGTGGCATAGCCGGCGGCGCGAAAGTATTCCGCAAGCGTTATGGCCTCATCAGCCACGCGCCCCGGGCTGCGGCCTCGCACCTCGTGCGGGTACTTGCCGGTCAGGAGGGCGGCGTTCGAAGCGAACGTGTAAGGCGCCGCGGAATACGCATTGTCGAACTGCGTCGCCGTCGCCGCAAAAGCGTCGATATTGGGGGTCAGGCCTTTCTCGGACCCGTACGAGCCGACGTGATCGGCGCGCAGCGAATCCACCACGATAATGATGAATCGCTCCGGGCTGGACTGTGAGGCGGCG
Proteins encoded in this region:
- a CDS encoding sulfatase, coding for MKRLWLVICLAVLAIAALALWLSRAASQSSPERFIIIVVDSLRADHVGSYGSEKGLTPNIDAFAATATQFDNAYSAAPYTFASNAALLTGKYPHEVRGRSPGRVADEAITLAEYFRAAGYATAAFSAHFIITRECNFQQGFEAFMHADRQDDAMLKRCCNWLSRHKGDRYFVFMYLWDPHLPYRSKDITPELKAKFDSVRPRARNGDPPLGLDIRRPKITPHPSSDKECSRLEVEVLHELYDGAIRQADRRVGRILREIEDDAGTVVAVVSDHGEEWLDHDGLRHMLTLYRELLHVPCIVRVPGEAPRKVATPMSNIDLTPTLLRLAGITVPTGLRGRPVIGDFEARPIFSECGYIRSFSIHRYGVRMGDETLIYSVKDLLAEPPIPEAGVWERYDLARDPDQRKPLPIDADSELHRTLRDYCEETQDRLEPYRRIQMQSLSKDLLEKLRALGYTAE